In Geotalea uraniireducens, one genomic interval encodes:
- a CDS encoding DedA family protein — MQQLLGNYLEIYGYWVLLLWTFLEGEAGLILAGFLASQGHLNIFGVMATALCGAFFGDQFYFYLGRWKGKQLLGLFTLIARKFRKALRLIEKYGSLVAFVSRYTYGFRIVLPIILGMSSFPASRFLWLNLCSASLWALLFSSVGFLFGTSASLVVEDIDQYEFQLLIVLTIAIFCFWLSHFFIAWWRRRHARRRLKRMKGFEREGEP, encoded by the coding sequence GTGCAGCAGCTGCTCGGTAATTATTTGGAAATCTACGGTTATTGGGTACTATTGCTCTGGACCTTTCTTGAAGGCGAGGCAGGCTTGATCCTTGCCGGCTTCCTCGCTTCGCAGGGACATCTGAATATTTTTGGCGTTATGGCGACAGCGCTTTGCGGTGCATTTTTCGGTGATCAATTCTATTTTTATCTCGGGCGGTGGAAAGGGAAGCAACTACTGGGGCTGTTTACCCTAATTGCTAGAAAATTCAGGAAGGCGCTCCGTCTGATAGAAAAGTACGGATCGCTTGTCGCTTTTGTCTCTCGTTACACCTATGGTTTTAGAATCGTATTGCCGATTATCCTGGGCATGTCGTCCTTTCCGGCATCGCGTTTTCTCTGGCTTAATCTCTGTAGTGCCTCGCTTTGGGCATTGCTGTTCTCATCAGTAGGTTTTCTGTTCGGTACAAGTGCCTCCTTAGTGGTTGAAGATATCGACCAATACGAGTTTCAACTGCTGATAGTGTTGACGATAGCGATCTTTTGTTTTTGGTTGAGCCATTTTTTTATTGCCTGGTGGCGAAGACGACATGCCCGAAGGCGACTGAAACGTATGAAAGGCTTCGAGCGCGAAGGGGAGCCATAA
- a CDS encoding RNA methyltransferase: MPLTVSDAISIVLVEPQSPGNVGMVCRAMKNMGLTDLRIVKGCPIDHPEAYKFAVSARDLLLQARIFPSLPDALADTELSVATTRRHGKYRQEIHTPREIVRKISDQLSGNRAALVFGREDNGLTTEELSCCRWLATIPTDDDYGSLNLAQAVLLFCYELSTGFGAALDAVPERSLASTANLEVLYTHMERTFLRIGFLNPQNPAHIMRTMRRIFARAELDEREVSILRGLMTQIDWSADNFQGKKGR, translated from the coding sequence GTGCCACTTACAGTAAGTGATGCAATTTCGATTGTACTTGTAGAACCGCAAAGCCCCGGTAATGTCGGTATGGTCTGCCGGGCGATGAAGAATATGGGGCTTACCGACCTGCGAATAGTCAAAGGGTGTCCGATTGATCACCCCGAAGCGTATAAATTTGCGGTTTCCGCTCGCGACTTGCTTCTGCAAGCACGCATTTTTCCGTCGTTGCCGGATGCTCTTGCCGATACTGAACTTTCCGTGGCAACCACTCGCCGACATGGCAAATACCGGCAGGAAATCCACACTCCCCGGGAAATAGTCCGGAAAATTTCCGACCAGCTGTCGGGAAACAGAGCTGCCCTGGTGTTCGGTAGAGAAGATAACGGCCTGACGACCGAAGAATTGTCCTGTTGCCGCTGGCTGGCGACAATTCCTACTGATGATGATTATGGGTCTTTAAACCTTGCACAGGCGGTGTTGCTGTTTTGTTATGAGCTTTCAACCGGCTTCGGTGCGGCGCTGGATGCCGTACCAGAACGTTCGCTTGCTTCTACCGCCAATCTGGAGGTACTCTACACACACATGGAACGGACGTTCTTGCGCATCGGTTTCCTTAATCCGCAAAACCCGGCTCACATCATGAGGACGATGCGGCGGATTTTCGCGCGGGCTGAGCTTGATGAGCGAGAAGTTTCAATTCTGCGCGGGCTCATGACGCAAATTGACTGGTCGGCGGATAATTTCCAAGGGAAAAAGGGCCGCTGA
- a CDS encoding LemA family protein, with the protein MKKLSLMAMVVLVLLGLSGCGYNTMQAKEEAVFAAWGNVEAAYQRRADLIPNLVEVVKGYAKHEADTLQAVTEARAKVGSIQVTKDALANQQAFARFQEAQGQLTGALSRLMVVVERYPDLKANQNFLDLQNQLEGTENRINVARTRYNEAVQDFNTSIRTFPNSLTNSIVLKLQRKEPFKAEAGAQTAPKVKF; encoded by the coding sequence ATGAAGAAACTCTCTCTTATGGCAATGGTTGTCCTGGTGCTCCTTGGCTTGTCCGGCTGCGGCTATAACACCATGCAAGCGAAGGAGGAGGCGGTTTTTGCCGCCTGGGGAAACGTGGAAGCGGCTTATCAGCGGCGGGCCGATCTGATCCCGAATTTAGTCGAGGTCGTTAAAGGCTATGCCAAGCACGAAGCCGATACGTTGCAGGCGGTCACGGAAGCGCGGGCAAAAGTCGGCTCCATCCAGGTGACCAAAGATGCCCTTGCCAATCAGCAGGCTTTCGCCCGGTTCCAGGAAGCGCAAGGCCAGCTGACCGGCGCGCTTTCACGTTTGATGGTGGTTGTCGAGCGCTACCCCGACCTGAAAGCAAACCAGAATTTCCTGGACTTGCAGAATCAACTGGAAGGGACTGAAAATCGCATTAATGTAGCCCGAACCCGTTACAATGAAGCCGTCCAGGATTTTAACACCAGTATCAGAACGTTCCCTAACAGTCTAACCAATTCCATCGTTCTGAAACTCCAGCGGAAGGAGCCGTTCAAAGCCGAGGCTGGAGCACAAACCGCCCCGAAGGTTAAATTTTAA
- a CDS encoding TPM domain-containing protein gives MKKFIVILVLLLVPWCASALDVPPLRGHVNDYAGLLTPAATQHLETTLRDFERSDSTQIVILTVPSLAGDNLEEFSIKVAEAWKIGQKGLDNGAILLVAKAERKVRIEVGRGLEGRLTDLMAGRIIRNDIVPFFRRGDYDDGIIAGTTAIMAIVRGEYSAPQGNLRQNHRSAPPIVSLLLFCAIACIFVGAISRVLGGIAGAIGLPLVVLFAFPGIGLALMAGLAVAGFVAGLFLSVLFGGGGGRGGGGFIGGPPFGGGFGGGGWSSGGGFSGGGGSFGGGGASGDW, from the coding sequence ATGAAGAAGTTTATCGTTATCCTGGTCCTGTTGCTTGTCCCATGGTGTGCCTCGGCGCTTGACGTGCCGCCGTTGCGCGGCCATGTAAATGACTATGCCGGTTTGTTGACCCCGGCGGCGACGCAGCACCTGGAAACCACGCTGCGGGATTTCGAGCGGAGCGATTCGACCCAGATCGTAATCCTTACCGTGCCGTCGTTGGCAGGGGACAATCTTGAAGAGTTCTCCATCAAGGTTGCCGAAGCATGGAAGATCGGCCAGAAGGGATTGGACAACGGGGCAATTCTGTTGGTTGCAAAGGCGGAACGGAAAGTGCGGATCGAAGTCGGTCGCGGATTGGAGGGCCGCCTCACCGATCTCATGGCCGGCCGCATCATCCGAAACGATATCGTACCATTTTTCAGGCGTGGCGATTATGATGATGGGATCATTGCCGGTACTACGGCAATAATGGCGATAGTGCGCGGAGAGTATTCAGCCCCGCAGGGCAACTTGCGTCAAAACCATCGCAGCGCGCCGCCGATTGTCAGTTTACTGCTTTTCTGTGCCATCGCCTGTATCTTCGTCGGGGCGATATCGCGAGTCCTCGGGGGGATTGCCGGTGCAATCGGCTTGCCATTGGTCGTGTTGTTCGCTTTTCCAGGGATAGGCTTGGCCCTCATGGCCGGCCTGGCCGTCGCCGGTTTTGTTGCCGGCCTTTTCCTCTCCGTGCTGTTCGGTGGAGGGGGAGGCCGGGGGGGAGGCGGCTTCATCGGCGGTCCTCCCTTTGGTGGCGGTTTCGGTGGTGGCGGCTGGTCTTCCGGCGGCGGTTTTTCAGGTGGCGGCGGGAGTTTCGGCGGCGGCGGCGCTTCCGGGGATTGGTAA
- a CDS encoding TPM domain-containing protein gives MVTKAEDFFTSAERERIRQAVVAAEATTAGEIATMLVDESDSYRDAEILGAVLLAGLAGILVAVGTSMHTIWSYIPLVFCLFFPARLAFRFLPSLKLPFAGRSRLNSAVAGRAIRSFYERGLYKTAGETGILIFISLLERKVWILGDRGINERIDPGFWQQMADELSRGIRQGNPCDALCVTIARCGAELRRHFPHQADDINELQDDLITSR, from the coding sequence GTGGTTACAAAAGCTGAGGATTTTTTCACCTCCGCCGAGCGGGAGCGGATTCGGCAGGCAGTTGTTGCCGCCGAAGCGACGACTGCCGGCGAAATAGCCACCATGCTCGTCGACGAGAGCGATTCCTACCGCGACGCCGAAATCCTCGGTGCCGTGCTCCTGGCCGGCCTTGCCGGGATTCTCGTCGCGGTAGGCACAAGCATGCACACGATCTGGTCGTATATCCCGCTGGTTTTCTGCCTGTTTTTCCCGGCTCGACTGGCGTTTCGTTTCTTGCCGTCGCTGAAACTCCCTTTTGCCGGTCGGTCGCGACTTAATTCAGCGGTTGCGGGACGGGCCATCCGATCGTTTTACGAGCGTGGGTTGTACAAGACGGCCGGCGAGACGGGAATTTTGATCTTTATCTCGTTACTCGAAAGAAAGGTTTGGATTCTTGGTGATCGCGGGATTAATGAAAGGATTGATCCTGGCTTTTGGCAACAAATGGCCGATGAATTGTCGCGTGGCATTCGCCAGGGGAATCCCTGTGACGCCCTCTGCGTGACGATTGCCCGTTGTGGCGCCGAGCTTCGCCGCCATTTTCCCCATCAGGCCGATGACATTAATGAATTGCAGGATGATTTGATAACCAGTAGGTGA
- a CDS encoding DHA2 family efflux MFS transporter permease subunit, whose translation MDSPVKSVNKWLITITVMLPTIMEIVDTSVANVALPHMQGSLNAGTDEITWVLTSYLVSNAIVLPMTGWLSRMFGRKRFLLTCITIFTIASFLCGAAPNLATLIIFRIIQGAAGGALIPSSQAILLETFPPHERGMANAIFGIGAMFGPIIGPALGGWITDNFNWRWIFYINIPIGIIAVIMAVAFIFDPPYLKRSQVSVDWWGLSLLTVGLGALQIVLDKGQQDDWFNSSFIITCSIVSALALAALIYVELKHEHPIINLRLFKDISFSAGNLIMFIVGFCLYSSIMLIPLFLQTLMGYDATLAGMVLAPGGMATLITMPFVGIIISRYDGRKVVFTGLLIGALSMYIMHRFTLEASYWDFVWPRVILGVGLAMIFVPLTTVTLATIAKEEMGNATGMFNLLRNIGGSVGIALAATMLARDTQFYQNVLISNITPYSHLARQELAALQQGFLYRGMEATTAGNAALASIYRLVLRQAGMLAYNHIFWVVSLAFLGVIPLLILLRRPKHGAESAGLH comes from the coding sequence ATGGACTCGCCGGTAAAGAGTGTAAATAAATGGCTGATCACCATTACGGTGATGCTGCCGACCATTATGGAGATTGTTGACACCTCCGTTGCCAACGTTGCCCTCCCTCACATGCAGGGGAGCCTCAATGCCGGTACTGACGAGATCACTTGGGTGCTGACCTCATACCTCGTCAGCAACGCCATTGTCCTGCCAATGACGGGCTGGTTATCGCGCATGTTTGGCCGGAAAAGATTTCTCCTCACCTGCATCACGATCTTTACCATCGCTTCATTTTTGTGCGGCGCCGCGCCGAATCTTGCCACGCTGATCATCTTCAGGATTATCCAGGGTGCGGCGGGCGGCGCCCTGATTCCGAGCAGCCAGGCAATCCTCCTGGAGACATTCCCGCCTCACGAGCGCGGAATGGCTAATGCGATCTTCGGCATCGGCGCAATGTTCGGGCCGATCATCGGCCCGGCGCTCGGCGGCTGGATCACGGACAATTTCAACTGGCGATGGATTTTCTACATTAACATCCCGATCGGGATCATTGCCGTAATCATGGCGGTTGCTTTCATATTCGATCCACCATATCTCAAACGATCACAGGTTTCGGTCGACTGGTGGGGACTGTCGCTCCTCACGGTAGGTCTGGGTGCGCTCCAAATTGTTCTCGACAAGGGGCAGCAAGACGACTGGTTCAATTCGTCATTCATTATCACCTGCTCGATCGTTTCCGCTCTGGCGTTGGCTGCGCTTATCTATGTTGAGCTGAAGCATGAACACCCAATCATAAACTTGCGACTGTTCAAGGATATTTCCTTTTCAGCAGGAAACCTGATCATGTTCATCGTCGGTTTTTGCCTCTACAGCTCGATCATGCTCATTCCGCTGTTTCTCCAGACGCTGATGGGGTATGACGCCACCCTTGCCGGGATGGTCCTTGCCCCCGGGGGAATGGCAACATTGATTACCATGCCGTTCGTCGGTATCATCATTTCCCGATACGACGGCCGCAAGGTGGTATTTACCGGCCTGCTCATCGGCGCCTTGTCGATGTACATCATGCATCGTTTCACACTGGAAGCATCCTACTGGGATTTCGTCTGGCCGCGGGTAATTCTCGGCGTAGGGCTGGCAATGATATTCGTACCGCTGACAACGGTCACGCTCGCGACTATCGCCAAGGAGGAAATGGGCAATGCTACTGGGATGTTCAATCTGCTGCGCAATATCGGCGGGAGTGTCGGTATCGCTCTGGCGGCTACCATGCTGGCCCGCGATACGCAATTCTACCAGAATGTACTGATCAGCAACATCACGCCTTACAGTCACCTCGCCCGACAGGAACTGGCTGCTCTGCAACAGGGTTTTCTCTACCGGGGAATGGAAGCAACAACAGCCGGCAATGCGGCGCTCGCTTCAATCTATCGGCTGGTGCTGCGCCAGGCGGGCATGCTCGCCTATAACCACATCTTCTGGGTTGTCTCGCTAGCTTTCCTCGGAGTTATTCCTCTACTAATCCTGCTACGCCGGCCGAAGCACGGGGCTGAAAGCGCAGGATTGCACTAA
- a CDS encoding HlyD family secretion protein: MALELDQETPLAEGADGEASSDNVSATPARKSGGKRTKAGIVLLVIIIVGAGFGLHWFIWSKGHVETDDAFIEAHIHSVSPRVSGTVTTVLVNDNQLVKKGDLLVTLDPTDYDAKVREATASLDMAKNETSGDYAKIEAARAAENNAAARLEQADIDLRRGNALFAKEVIPKEQLDRLVTTRRVAAAQLRESSEEVRKARAELGLSGSGSKEARVAQRAAVLKQATLNLSYTRIYAPADGYVTRKSVEPGNTVQTGQPLLAIVDLNDSWVVANYKESQLTNVKPGQQVQFKVDTYPNHTFSGRVDSVMAGTGAAFSLLPPENATGNYVKVVQRIPVKILIDKATDPSHLLRVGMSVVPTIDTNRRLGDILRDLWPF, from the coding sequence ATGGCATTGGAACTGGATCAGGAAACGCCACTGGCCGAAGGGGCCGACGGTGAAGCATCATCGGACAACGTTTCGGCTACCCCCGCCAGGAAGAGCGGTGGCAAACGCACGAAAGCCGGAATAGTCCTGCTGGTTATCATCATCGTCGGCGCCGGGTTCGGCCTCCATTGGTTCATTTGGAGCAAAGGGCACGTCGAGACCGATGACGCCTTTATCGAAGCGCATATCCACTCCGTATCGCCACGGGTATCCGGCACAGTAACGACGGTGCTCGTCAACGACAATCAATTGGTAAAAAAGGGCGATCTGCTGGTCACCCTTGACCCGACCGATTACGATGCGAAAGTCAGGGAAGCGACCGCGTCCCTCGACATGGCCAAAAACGAGACGTCCGGCGACTACGCCAAGATCGAAGCAGCGCGGGCAGCCGAGAACAACGCTGCCGCCCGGCTTGAGCAGGCTGACATCGATTTGCGCCGGGGAAATGCGCTCTTTGCCAAGGAAGTCATTCCGAAGGAACAGCTGGACCGCCTCGTGACAACTCGTCGCGTTGCTGCCGCCCAGTTGCGCGAATCATCGGAAGAGGTCCGCAAGGCACGGGCGGAACTCGGACTATCGGGCAGTGGAAGCAAGGAGGCTCGGGTTGCCCAGCGGGCCGCCGTCCTGAAACAGGCAACCCTCAATCTCTCGTACACCAGGATTTATGCCCCGGCTGATGGCTATGTGACCCGTAAGTCAGTGGAACCTGGCAACACCGTCCAGACAGGGCAGCCGCTGCTGGCAATCGTCGACCTCAACGACAGCTGGGTCGTTGCCAATTACAAGGAAAGCCAGCTGACCAACGTTAAGCCGGGGCAACAAGTTCAATTCAAGGTCGACACCTATCCGAACCATACTTTTTCAGGGCGGGTCGATAGTGTCATGGCCGGAACGGGAGCCGCCTTTTCATTGCTCCCGCCGGAGAATGCGACCGGCAACTACGTCAAGGTTGTGCAACGAATCCCGGTGAAAATCCTCATCGACAAGGCAACCGATCCGAGCCATCTGTTACGCGTTGGGATGAGTGTCGTGCCGACCATCGATACCAACCGACGGCTGGGCGACATCCTGCGCGATCTCTGGCCCTTCTGA
- a CDS encoding TolC family protein yields MKNLPIIVKIAALCTVLIPAAVHAETLTLAECLQRASSGNYELTVSAHDRAIAAENIVQAKSGYLPRIDFNGGYTLQLDPQAITIGSQAMETQDADFGFFSLTATQTVYDFGRTAARKRRASLLTDSVGYNYTAQEKDTFLQVVEAYYGILEAQKLIQAADDEVTQRTDHLRVAKNLYEQGVVTRNDLLQAQVKLADSKQNRLAATNRLNNRWLYLDYLIGQPLAYRAELTDENVPPAVVKGDNAPEQAFAKRPEIAALTKTVEAGEAEVTENRTGYFPEIYSTAGVDYVENSKVREQAIYSATIGLRINLFDGLATTSRLRQSVRSLSKNRDALRMAKEQIRLELQTALNDTNVAAERIKTVEEAIKQGEENLRINRDRYQEQVGTATDVIDAQTLLTQIRTDYFRAIYDYQVASARVQKAMGDL; encoded by the coding sequence ATGAAAAATTTACCGATCATCGTAAAGATTGCCGCGCTTTGTACCGTGCTCATCCCTGCAGCGGTCCACGCGGAGACGCTTACCCTTGCGGAATGTCTCCAGCGTGCATCATCCGGAAATTACGAACTGACCGTCTCGGCCCATGATCGCGCAATTGCCGCGGAAAATATTGTCCAGGCAAAAAGTGGTTACCTGCCGAGAATCGACTTTAACGGCGGCTACACCCTTCAACTTGATCCGCAGGCTATCACAATCGGCTCGCAGGCAATGGAAACCCAGGATGCCGATTTCGGGTTTTTCAGTCTTACCGCAACCCAGACCGTCTACGATTTTGGTCGGACGGCGGCACGGAAAAGACGCGCCAGTCTCCTCACCGATTCGGTCGGCTACAATTACACCGCCCAAGAAAAAGACACCTTCCTCCAGGTCGTCGAAGCGTATTACGGCATTCTCGAAGCCCAGAAACTCATTCAGGCGGCCGATGACGAGGTGACCCAGCGCACAGATCACCTGCGGGTGGCAAAAAATCTTTATGAGCAAGGTGTTGTGACCCGTAACGACCTTCTCCAGGCGCAGGTCAAACTGGCCGACAGCAAGCAGAATCGTCTTGCCGCGACCAATCGACTCAACAACCGCTGGTTATATCTCGACTATCTCATTGGCCAACCGTTGGCCTACCGGGCCGAGCTAACCGATGAAAACGTTCCGCCAGCCGTGGTGAAGGGGGATAACGCACCGGAACAGGCGTTTGCCAAGCGACCGGAGATAGCGGCTCTTACCAAGACTGTCGAAGCTGGCGAAGCCGAGGTGACCGAAAACCGGACCGGCTATTTCCCGGAGATATATTCAACCGCCGGCGTCGACTACGTCGAAAACAGCAAGGTTCGCGAGCAGGCAATTTACTCCGCCACCATTGGCTTGCGGATTAATCTCTTCGACGGCTTGGCGACAACCTCTCGCCTTCGCCAGTCGGTACGCAGCCTCAGCAAAAACCGGGACGCCCTCAGGATGGCAAAAGAACAGATCCGTCTGGAGTTGCAGACGGCTCTCAATGATACCAATGTCGCCGCCGAACGCATCAAGACCGTTGAGGAAGCGATCAAGCAGGGAGAGGAAAATCTGCGGATAAACAGGGACCGATATCAGGAGCAGGTCGGTACCGCCACCGACGTAATTGATGCCCAGACTTTGCTGACCCAAATCAGAACCGATTATTTCCGGGCTATATATGACTATCAGGTGGCATCAGCACGAGTGCAAAAAGCTATGGGAGATCTGTAA
- a CDS encoding MarR family winged helix-turn-helix transcriptional regulator yields MYNIEESIGFLLAKAYQRGFGMFKERLDKFDITPQQFSLLAFLWREDGLSQSELSHKTQIDRTTIGGLIDRLERLELLKRCPHPEDRRAYRICLTDRGKSLESELCAIALDVTELYLAPLSADEQGNLRTILKKIRQWPENKS; encoded by the coding sequence ATGTACAATATCGAAGAGAGTATCGGTTTCCTTCTGGCAAAGGCATACCAGCGGGGCTTTGGAATGTTCAAGGAACGCTTGGACAAGTTCGATATAACCCCGCAACAGTTCAGTCTTCTGGCTTTCCTTTGGCGAGAAGATGGTCTTTCCCAGAGCGAACTTTCCCACAAGACCCAGATTGATCGCACCACCATCGGTGGTCTTATCGACCGTCTGGAAAGACTTGAGCTCCTTAAGCGTTGCCCGCACCCTGAAGATCGCCGCGCCTACCGCATCTGTCTGACGGACCGGGGCAAAAGTCTCGAGAGCGAATTGTGCGCCATTGCCCTTGATGTCACCGAACTTTACCTGGCACCGCTTTCAGCCGACGAGCAAGGTAACCTCCGCACCATCCTCAAGAAAATTCGCCAGTGGCCGGAGAACAAATCATGA
- a CDS encoding transglycosylase SLT domain-containing protein: protein MFSRSLFLLLLIATLPITASAQAAPSTLDAPLREAAQRLKVKDYRGATDLARTAKDCPEKELLCGVAALRLEQWPEAIDLLGQAARDLPLLTDYALEWQAEALFAAARYDEALVAVSKVLQNWSDGPLARKAYRLKPDILFARGDYRTALGGYLKFVELYPSGSDSIASLYQIALCYKELGEQRQAVQELRTLWLLYPASPVAAQAEEMLDMLAKQGVAATPYTSDELFKRASTLYNLGRYDKAVEALNRIPRQDGATDFNTRLDLKTGQAQYRARRFRDALQTFGSLLDRQLKTSFHDEACFWQAKALDRTGQQDQAIIVYLALAGSTPPSELADDALLEIAYIDKFRGRYLDELKTLETILSRYPTTRLKPRIQWEDAWARYNTKDYRGAAAYFQLVASSAEYREKALYWQGRALKEAGEADSAAQCFTALAEEFPVSFYTFQLRAAGNGKEAGLIAALREPLASLALPGGYERTKALMNIGLWDEARKELALAVRKNPRHPKTLQGVARLYLEMDDYAAAAALFRSGPPRSFDSDTLLTWNILYPRAFHQTVAQQSSEQGVPEELIYAIIKAESSFSPKVVSPAGAVGLMQIMPATAKSLSKERESAAVRARLTEPQFNIRLGVKHLLDLLNRYNGNVVSAIAAYNAGATPVDRWRNKLTYDQEDEFIENIPYYETREYVKKVLTGARLYRFLYDDLSKSPLGVLAPPASSPPLPVPAAGPGSREEKISRNNTPH, encoded by the coding sequence ATGTTTTCACGTAGTTTGTTTCTTTTGCTGCTAATCGCTACGCTTCCTATTACCGCTTCGGCACAGGCCGCACCCTCCACCCTCGACGCGCCGCTCCGTGAGGCAGCACAACGGCTGAAGGTAAAGGATTATCGCGGCGCCACCGACCTTGCGCGCACGGCAAAAGATTGTCCCGAGAAAGAGCTGCTGTGCGGTGTGGCAGCCCTCCGGCTGGAACAATGGCCGGAGGCCATCGACCTGCTGGGGCAGGCAGCACGCGACCTCCCTCTCCTCACTGATTATGCCCTGGAATGGCAAGCCGAAGCGTTATTTGCCGCCGCGCGCTACGATGAGGCCCTCGTTGCCGTATCCAAGGTGCTGCAAAATTGGTCCGACGGGCCACTGGCCCGAAAGGCCTACCGCCTTAAACCAGACATTCTCTTCGCCCGCGGCGATTATCGCACAGCATTGGGCGGCTACCTCAAGTTTGTCGAACTCTATCCCTCGGGGAGCGATTCCATCGCCTCGCTGTATCAAATTGCTCTCTGCTACAAGGAGCTGGGTGAACAACGGCAAGCGGTTCAGGAGCTGCGGACCCTGTGGCTGCTCTATCCGGCGTCGCCAGTTGCAGCTCAAGCTGAAGAGATGCTCGACATGTTGGCTAAACAGGGGGTCGCGGCAACTCCCTATACCAGCGATGAACTCTTCAAGAGAGCGTCAACGCTTTACAATCTTGGCCGATACGACAAGGCGGTCGAGGCGCTCAACCGTATCCCACGGCAGGACGGAGCTACAGATTTCAACACCCGCCTTGATCTCAAGACCGGCCAGGCCCAATACCGCGCCCGACGTTTTCGTGACGCCCTCCAGACTTTCGGTTCGCTTCTCGATCGCCAGCTCAAAACCTCCTTCCACGACGAAGCATGTTTCTGGCAGGCGAAAGCCCTCGACCGGACCGGCCAGCAAGACCAGGCCATTATCGTGTATCTCGCACTTGCCGGCTCGACGCCGCCGTCCGAACTTGCCGACGATGCCTTACTTGAGATTGCCTACATTGATAAATTCCGCGGCCGTTATCTTGACGAACTGAAGACTCTTGAGACGATTCTCTCACGTTATCCCACTACTCGGCTCAAGCCTCGCATCCAGTGGGAAGATGCCTGGGCACGATACAACACGAAAGATTACCGAGGGGCAGCAGCATATTTCCAGCTTGTTGCCTCGAGCGCCGAATACCGGGAAAAAGCTCTCTACTGGCAGGGCCGGGCATTAAAGGAAGCCGGAGAAGCCGATTCGGCAGCCCAGTGTTTCACTGCTCTGGCCGAGGAATTCCCGGTTTCATTTTACACATTCCAACTGCGTGCTGCTGGCAACGGCAAAGAAGCCGGGCTGATCGCCGCGCTCCGGGAACCCCTTGCCTCTCTGGCCTTGCCTGGCGGCTACGAGCGCACCAAAGCGCTGATGAATATCGGACTTTGGGACGAAGCTCGTAAAGAACTGGCCTTGGCCGTAAGAAAAAATCCCCGCCACCCAAAAACACTCCAGGGCGTTGCGCGTCTTTACCTGGAAATGGACGATTACGCGGCGGCGGCGGCCCTTTTCCGTTCTGGTCCGCCGCGCAGTTTCGACTCGGATACGCTTCTGACGTGGAATATCCTCTATCCTCGGGCTTTCCACCAAACCGTGGCACAACAGTCCAGTGAACAGGGCGTTCCGGAAGAACTCATCTATGCCATCATCAAAGCAGAAAGCAGCTTTTCGCCCAAAGTGGTATCACCGGCCGGGGCGGTCGGCTTGATGCAGATCATGCCCGCAACGGCAAAAAGCCTGTCTAAAGAACGGGAAAGTGCCGCTGTACGGGCTCGGCTGACGGAACCGCAATTCAATATTCGGCTTGGCGTCAAGCATTTGCTCGACCTGCTGAACCGCTACAACGGCAACGTCGTTTCGGCAATAGCCGCCTATAATGCCGGTGCAACCCCGGTAGACCGTTGGCGAAACAAGCTGACCTATGACCAGGAAGACGAATTCATCGAAAATATCCCCTATTACGAGACCCGCGAATACGTCAAGAAGGTATTGACCGGTGCCCGTCTCTATCGTTTTCTCTATGATGACCTGAGTAAATCCCCCCTTGGCGTGCTAGCTCCTCCAGCCTCATCCCCGCCGCTCCCTGTGCCGGCTGCGGGACCCGGCTCCAGGGAAGAAAAAATTTCCCGGAATAATACCCCACATTGA